DNA sequence from the Halorussus sp. MSC15.2 genome:
CCGGCCGAGAACCGCCTGACGGAGGAGGGGAAGGGTCTCTCGGCGGCGTTCCACATCCTCACCGGCGGTCGCATCGGCATCGCCAGCCAGTCGGTCGGACTGGCCCAGTCCGCGCTCGACGAGGCCGTCGCGTACGCGCAGGACCGCGAGCAGTTCGACAAGCCCATCGCCGACATCCAGACCATCCGGCACAAACTCGCGGACATGAAGACCCAACTGGAGGCCGCGCGCCTGCTCACCCGCGACGCCGCCAGGCGCGAGGACGAGGGCGAGACCGTCGAGATGGCCGCCAGCATGGCGAAGTACTTCGCGAGCGAGGCCGCGGTGGACGTGACCAACGAGGCGGTCCAGATTCACGGCGGGTACGGCTACACCACCGACTTCGACGTGGAACGCCTCTACCGGGACTCGAAGATTACGACCATCTACGAGGGGACTTCCGAGATTCAGAAGAAAGTTATCGCCCGTAACCTCTTGGAATAAGCTCGAACGGCGTGAAACAGTCGGGATAGCCGCTAGACTTATAATTCCGGGTCGAAACGGGCGTAAACGAGATGGTCGTTTCCGAATCGTCTACGCTCGTGGACTTCGACGCGGAGGCCGCGCTCTCGGCGGCCCGTGAGGTCTCGGACGACGCAGTACACCTCTGCGTGGAGTACACGCCCGAGGAGTTCCACACGCTCTACGCCGACGAACTCACGATGTCGCTGTACGGCGGCGACCGCGACGAGATGGACGACCACTTCGAACAGGTCCACTCGTACGTCCACGTCGATTTCACCGAGCGAGACCTGTTCGGCGACGTGTTCCGCAGCGCGGGCGAGGTCCGGTCGTTCGTCACCTACATGGACTACGTGACGCTCGTCCGGATTCTAGTCGGTCAGCAGGGACTGTTCCTCACGACCGACCCCGACACGGACGTGACGGCGGTCGTCGATGCGGTCGAGACCCGACTGGACTGAGCGCCGTCCCCTTCCGGGCCGACTTCCGTCTCCCTGCGGACCGACCGAAACGACCGACACCCCTTTTTCGACGGTGGCCCTACCGACGAGCGTGACTCGACACGACGCTGGCGGTCGGACCGACGAGACGCCGAGCGACCGCGGGACGGACCTCGCGGCGGTCGTCTACGACCTTGACGGCACCTTGGTCCGCCTCGCCGTGGACTGGGCGGACGTGGAGCGCCGACTGGCCGACCTGCTGGAGCGCGAGGGGGTGGACGCCGACCCGCTGAGCGCGTGGGACCTGCTCTCGGCCGCCGAGGACGCCGGCGTCGGCGACGAGGCCGACGAACTCATCGCCGCGGCCGAGCGCGAGGGTGCCCGCGAGTCCGAGCGCCTCCCTCTCGCCGACGAACTGCTCGCGCGAGAGGTTCCGGTCGGCGTCTGCTCGCTCAACCACGAGTCGGCGGTCCGCATCGCGCTCGACCGCCACGACCTCGCCGACCGCGTCGCGACCGTGGTGGGCCGGGGGACCGTGCCCGAGCGTAAGCCCCATCCCCGCGCCCTGCTGGCCGCGGTCGAGGAGTTGGGCGTCGCTCCGGAGAACGTGCTGTTCGTCGGCGATTCGGCGAGCGACGAGGAGACGGCCGAGCGAGCGGGAACGCGGTTCGAGTGGGTTTAGCTCTCGGCGTCCGACGATTCTTCTTCCATCCGCCGTGCGTACAGAAAGACACAGACAGCGACGACGAACCAGACCAGCGCGCCGACCCGGATAGCGAACTCCGCCCGGGCGGCCCACGTGGGGAGCGAGACCCCGACCAGTAACGCGGCGAGCGCGACGACCGGCGCGCCCGCGACGATGGTGAGGACGAAGGTCGTCTGCATCACCCACCCGTAATCGACGCCGTCGGGGTCGTGGGTCTCGACTGGTTCGGGCACGTTTCGAGTGCGGGACGCTCGGGGCTTAAACGTTGCAGTTCCCGGCGTGGCTCATCGCTCGACTTCCTCGACCGAGACGGTCCGCATCTCCCCGTCCTCGCGTTCTCGCTCGACCCGCAGTCGGATTCCCTCCTCGCGGTCGCTGTCCTCGACGGCGTGGACCACCTCCCGCGTCGTCCCGGCGTCGAGCATCGCCATCCCCTCGCCCTCGTCCACGAGACTGTACCCGCTCTCGATGCAGTGGCCCATCAGCGCGCACTCTTTGCTGTGGGTCCGGGCGCGCTCGGGCAGGTCGTCGCGGGCGTTCTTGCGGACGCACCCGTTGTCGATGACGTAGCCCTCCAGCGTCTCCGAGTCGGTCTGCTCGTGGGTAGCCATAGCGTGCGTCCTACTCCTGACTCGAACTTGGGTTCTCTGGCCCCCGCGACGTCGAGCCGGACTACGACAAAATTCATCGGGAGAGTAACTGAAAGCATTTTACGACTCGGTCGGGAGTTGTCCGTATGGTCACTGAGGATAGCTCTCGACGCGCGGTACTATCGGGGGTCGCCGCGACGGGTCTCGCGGGACTCGCTGGCTGTCTCGGCGGTGGCGGCGTAGAGTACACGCTGAGTACGAACCCGGCCGGGGAGTCGCTACGCGAACTCGCGCGCCAGTACCTCCAGACCGACCCGACGGCGGAGCGGGCCAAGTTCGCGGTCGATTACCCCGACGAGTATAAGCACTCCGTGGTGCGAACGCTGCTGGAGGAGGGTTCCGTCGAAGTACTCCAGTGGCAACTCGCGTACGACCGCCAGTTCGGAACGACGACCCGGCCGCGGCCCTACTTTCTGCGAGACGACGGGACCTACTACTCGGTCGTCGCGGACGGGCAGTCGAAGCTGACGGCGACGCGGTGGGTCTTCTACCTCGACCCGGTCGAGTCCGAACCGAGCGACTCCGCGACGGTCGTCACTGAACCGCCGTCCTCGCTCTCGGAGACGGATACGACGGTCGTCCGCCGCGCCCTCGAAATCGTGACGTCGGACAGCGGGCCGAGAGACAGGAGCGACTACCCGCTGGGGAAGCGAGGCCCGATATTCCACGACCAGATGGACCCTTCTGCGAGCGACCTCGTCCCTTCGCCACCGTTCGATTACGTCGAGCGCGACGGCGACTACTACGCCGCCGTGGCACAGAAGGGAGCGGTCGAACTGACCCGCTACAGTTTCACCGCACGGGAAGTCGCCACGTCGATGGCCGAACTCGAACGATTCGTCGAGCGCGAGACCGTCGATGCGAGGTTCGACGGGACCGACCTCCCCTCGGGAGTCACCGAGATACTCCGAACCGCGACCGACGTCGGAAACGGACGATTGTATCGGGAAACCGGGCCGATGTCGGACGGACTACGGACGATACTCGAACGACTCGGGATGCTCGACCACATGCCCGAGAACGTCGAGTCAGAGTCGGTCCGGTTCGCGGGAGCGACGTTTCGGTACGACGGAACGTGGTACCACGGGTCGTTCTGGACTCGGTAGTCCCGGGTCGAGTGAACCGCTAAGAAAAATGAGCGCGAGCGTTCAGAAGTCTCGTTCGAACTCCTCGGCGAACCCGCGTCCGAGGTATCCGAGCGTGCTGAAACAGTTCGCGAGGTTCTCGTAGATGGTCCGCTTCGTGCTGTCGTCCCAGTTCCAGTACTTCTCGCTCTCGGACTGGTTGCTGTAAATCGTGTCGTAGATGTTGTAGCTGTACTGGCTGGAAACGCCCGCCATGTCCCGGATGGCCTGCGCCGCGCTGTAGATGCGCGGCGAAGACGACCCGCGCATGTGGTTCTGGAGGTTGTCGTCCGCGAAGCTAGCGTCCGACGACTTCCAGTTGTTGTTCACGATGTGTTCGAAGCCGTAGTGGAGCCACTTCTTGGGCGTGGTTACGAAGTCGATGTCGCCGTTCGTCAGGCCGCGCACGTCGAGACCCGCCTGTTCCATGCCCATCCCGGTGTGAAGCGGTTGCGCGCAGTCTTGGAGGTAGTGAAGGCTCCACCCGAGTTTCTTCTCGCCGTCGTAGCGCGAACTCTCGTTGATTGCCTGCGTGAAGAACTCGTCGCCCGTGCGGGGTGCCCGGCCGAGTCCGTTAGAGAACTCGGCTTCCCCGAGGGGACCGAAGTCCACCGCGGTGGCGTCCGGGTCGTAGTACTGCGCCCAGTTGGAGTGGTACACGTCGAGAGCGACTTTCAGAACCTCCGTGACGGCGTACTTGGTGACCTTCCCGGCGAGGGAAGTCATCGAAATCTGACTGCTGATGTCGTCCACCTCGCCCTTCGCCACGTCGCCGAACTCGTCCGGGTCGTCGGAGTGGGTCTCGATGGTGTAATCCGCTCCTATCGAGTCTTCGAGGAGGGAGTCGGTTATCTCGGTGTGGTGATTCTTGTCCCACTGCGTCTCGACGGTGTCCGGTCCGGACCCCGCGAACACGCCGATGGCGTTCTGACGGTCGGTCTTCTTCGCCTCGTTGGGCGTGAGTTTCTTGTTCTGTTTGGCCCCGTCGGCCAACGTGAGCGTGATTTCGTTGCCGTCTTCGACGCGCTCGACCGGGTACGCCTTTCGAAGCTTCGAGACGTACTTGCGAGCACCCCTGTAGTCGCGACCTTCGAGGTCCGACTGCTGGAAGTGACGCTCGATAGCGTCCTCGGACAGCGTGAGCAGTTCGGGGTGGTTGGTCACTCTCCGGACCGACGGGTGGAGTCTCTTCACCGTCACGTCCGGGTACGGGAGTTCGAGACCATCGTAGGAAATCTGTCCGTCGCCCGAACTCCGAGCGCTCCCGCTCGCGGCACCGGAGGCGGTCCCGATGGTGAGCGTCGCACCGAGCGCGGAGAGTCCCTTGAGAGCCGACCGGCGGCTAACGTCGTCTGAGCCGTTTGTATTTCTCACAACGTATAGTATTAAATATAACTTAGTTAAATATTTTTCTGAAAGTACACAACTAAAATGTGAAGTGTAGCTGAATAAAACACCTACGTCGTGCGCCGGCGGTACTTCCGTCTCGCCGATAGGAATCGAGAAACCAAAGATAGCGAACAGCAACCGAACACGTTTAACCACTGTGTCCGCGAGTGGCAATATATGCCAACCGTGCGGACGCTACAGGAGAAGGCGAGCGACGAGCAGATTACGATGCTGACCGCCTACGACGCGCCGACCGCCGAAATCGTGGACGAGTCGGGCGTGGACGTGATTCTGGTCGGCGACAGCATGGGCAACGCGGTACTCGGCTACGAATCGACGCTCCCCGTGACCGTCGAGGAGATGCAGAGTCGGACCGCGGCGGTCGCACGGGCCACGGACGACGCCATGGTGGTCGCGGACATGCCGTTTCTGAGCTACGGGGCCGACGAGAGCGAGACCATCGAGAACTGCGGCCGGATGCTCAAGGAGGCCGACGCCAACGCCGTGAAACTGGAGAGCGGTCCCCACACCGTGAGCGTCACCGAGCGACTCGTGGACCTCGGCATCCCCGTGATGGCCCACCTCGGACTGACGCCCCAGCGCGTCCACCAACTCGGGGGCTACTTCCGGCAGGGCACCGACGAGGAGAGCGCCGCGGAGATGCTGGAACTCGCGAAGGCCCACGAGGAGGCCGGGGCCTTCTCGCTCGTCCTCGAACACGTCCCCTCGAACGTGGCGGCACAGATTACCGAGGCGCTGGAGATTCCGACCATCGGCATCGGCGCGGGTCCCGACACCGACGGGCAGGTGCTCGTGCTAAACGACGTGTTCGGTCTGAGCGACCGGAGTCCGTACTTCTCCGAGCAGTTCGGCGACGTGAAGGCAGAGATGGAGCGCGCGGTCGCCGGGTTCCGCGACGCGGTGGAGTCCGGCGAGTTCCCGGCGGAGGAACACAGTTACAGCGAGGACGAGATAGACGATATCTACTGAGCGAACGCGGTGGGTAGCGAGGCATGTTCTGACTCAATCTGTCAGTCCGTGCTCGCCCGTCGCGGTGGACCACCGACACCGGCGGTCGGCGGGTGCGCGCGCGGAGTCCGGGACATTTTGTATCCCGCCCTCCAACGACCGGACATGAAAGTTCGCGGCCAGCGCGAGTGCAAGGACTGCGGCGCGCGGTGGTCCTACTACGAGACGGGAACCGTCGAGTGCCCGGAGTGCGGGAGTCTCCGGAGCGTCGGCGTCGAGGAGGAGCGCAACCTCCACACCGACAGTCCGGTCGAGTTCGACCTGACGGAACCGCGAGAAGCCGTGGACGCCCAACCGCTGCGAGAGGTCGCCGACCGCGCGGGCGAGATTGCCCGGGAGTACGTCCGCAAGCGCGGGTTCGTCCGGGGCGGCGACCTGCTGGCGCTGGACGAAACCTACCTCGCCGCGCAGGAACTCCGCCACGCCGCCGACGTGGTGGGCCGGGGTCTGGACCTGAGCGACGACGAGGAGTTGTACTTCCTCGCACTCCTCCGGTCCGCAGACGCCGAGGCGGCCGGGGCGGACGCCGACGGTCACGGGACCGAGACGGATTCCGACGCCGACTCGCGGCCCGCGCCGGACGAGGTTCCGACCTCGATGCATCCGATTCGCGGTCTGGCCTACGCCGAGGCGGTGGCGGAGTACCGCCGGGAGATGGCCGACTGGGCCGACGAGCGAGAGACTTCGGCCGTCGCCGATCGCGGCCGGGACGCGCTCGAAACGCTCGGCGACCACGTCAAGCGCGTGCAGGCGCTCGACGGCGACGTGGACGCCGACACCGCGGAACTGCTCGTGAACGCCGCCCGCGACGTCGGTCGATACCTCCGAGAGGGCGACGCCGACGCGCTGGCGAGCGCGCGCGACCGGTTTGACAGACTGGCCTGAACGGTCGTCACTCGAACGACTCGCGCAGGTCCTCGCCGATGGTCTCGATGGCCTCGCGGGCGCGGTCGAGTTCGACCGGGTCCTCCAGCATGTCCACGAAGCCGTGAATCATCCCCTCGTAGTTCCTGACCGTCACGTCCACGCCCGCGTCGGCGAGCGCGTCGGCGTATGCTTGGCCCTCGTCGCGTAGAGGGTCGAACCCCGCCGTGACCACCGTGGCGGGCGGGAGACCGCCGTGGTCGCACGCCTGTAGCGGGAAGGCGTAGGGGTTGCGGGCGTCGAGCGGACTCTCGAAGAACTGGTCGCCGAACCACTCCATCTCCGACCGGGTGAGGAGGTACCCCTCGTCGTTCTCCGCGACCGAGGGCCAGTCGTCGCGGGCGCTAGTCGCCGGATATATCAGCACCTGCCGGTCGATGTCGGGACCGCCGCGGTCCCGCGCGACGAGCGCCGCGACCGCCGCGAGGTTGCCGCCCGCGCTGTCGCCGCCGACCGCGAGTCGGTCGGCATCGACGCCTATCTCCGCGCCGTTCTCCGCGACCCACTCGACCGCGGCCACGGCGTCCTCCGTCGGGGCCGGGAAGGGGTGTTCGGGCGCGAGTCGGTAGTCAACCGAGACGACCGCACAGTCCGCGGCGTTGGTCAGGTGGCGACAGACCGAGTCGTGGGTATCGATGCTCCCGACGACCCACCCGCCGCCGTGGAAGTAGACCAGCACCGGATGGGGTCGCTCGCCGTCGGGCGAGTAGACTCGAATCGGGAGGTCGCCTCCGGGACCGGGTATCGTCCGGTCGGTCACGTCACCGACCGACTCCGAGGAGTCGCCCGACCTGAGTTCCTCGAAGAGGGTGCGGGCCTCCGCGGGGTCGAGAGTCGAGAGTTCGGGGGTCCCCATCTGGTCGAGTTGTTCGAGCAGTGCCTGCACTTGGGGGTGTGGTTCGGACGCCATACCGTCACGTTCCGCTTCAACCGACAAAAATTCGCATCAAGAAAACACGTCGCCGGTTTGGAACCGTTTCACCCGTCGGTCGCACCCGGGTCGGCCAGCAACTGCGTAGTTAAAATATTGCGGCTTCGTCCCGGAGTCAGGGCAGTTCGACGTCCACGTCCTGCTGCGCTCCGGCCGCCTTCACGGTGTTGTAGAGCAGCATCGCACGGGTCATCGGACCGACGCCGCCGGGGACGGGCGTGATAGCGCCCGCCGTCTCCTTCGCCGACTCGAAGTCCACGTCGCCGACGAGTTCGTACCCCTTCTCGTTGTCGGCGTCCACGCGGTTGATGCCCACGTCGATTACCGTCGCGCCCTCCTTCAGCATCTCGCCGTCTATCATCTCGGGGACGCCCGCGGCCGCGACGACGATGTCCGCCTCGCGGGTGTGCGCCGCGAGGTCCTCCGTCCGGGAGTGACAGACCGTCGTGGTGGCGTTACCGAGCGGTTCCTTCTGGACGAGCAG
Encoded proteins:
- a CDS encoding HAD family hydrolase is translated as MTRHDAGGRTDETPSDRGTDLAAVVYDLDGTLVRLAVDWADVERRLADLLEREGVDADPLSAWDLLSAAEDAGVGDEADELIAAAEREGARESERLPLADELLAREVPVGVCSLNHESAVRIALDRHDLADRVATVVGRGTVPERKPHPRALLAAVEELGVAPENVLFVGDSASDEETAERAGTRFEWV
- a CDS encoding DUF5822 domain-containing protein, which produces MPEPVETHDPDGVDYGWVMQTTFVLTIVAGAPVVALAALLVGVSLPTWAARAEFAIRVGALVWFVVAVCVFLYARRMEEESSDAES
- the panB gene encoding 3-methyl-2-oxobutanoate hydroxymethyltransferase, whose translation is MPTVRTLQEKASDEQITMLTAYDAPTAEIVDESGVDVILVGDSMGNAVLGYESTLPVTVEEMQSRTAAVARATDDAMVVADMPFLSYGADESETIENCGRMLKEADANAVKLESGPHTVSVTERLVDLGIPVMAHLGLTPQRVHQLGGYFRQGTDEESAAEMLELAKAHEEAGAFSLVLEHVPSNVAAQITEALEIPTIGIGAGPDTDGQVLVLNDVFGLSDRSPYFSEQFGDVKAEMERAVAGFRDAVESGEFPAEEHSYSEDEIDDIY
- a CDS encoding TFIIB-type zinc ribbon-containing protein gives rise to the protein MKVRGQRECKDCGARWSYYETGTVECPECGSLRSVGVEEERNLHTDSPVEFDLTEPREAVDAQPLREVADRAGEIAREYVRKRGFVRGGDLLALDETYLAAQELRHAADVVGRGLDLSDDEELYFLALLRSADAEAAGADADGHGTETDSDADSRPAPDEVPTSMHPIRGLAYAEAVAEYRREMADWADERETSAVADRGRDALETLGDHVKRVQALDGDVDADTAELLVNAARDVGRYLREGDADALASARDRFDRLA
- a CDS encoding alpha/beta hydrolase, translating into MASEPHPQVQALLEQLDQMGTPELSTLDPAEARTLFEELRSGDSSESVGDVTDRTIPGPGGDLPIRVYSPDGERPHPVLVYFHGGGWVVGSIDTHDSVCRHLTNAADCAVVSVDYRLAPEHPFPAPTEDAVAAVEWVAENGAEIGVDADRLAVGGDSAGGNLAAVAALVARDRGGPDIDRQVLIYPATSARDDWPSVAENDEGYLLTRSEMEWFGDQFFESPLDARNPYAFPLQACDHGGLPPATVVTAGFDPLRDEGQAYADALADAGVDVTVRNYEGMIHGFVDMLEDPVELDRAREAIETIGEDLRESFE